Below is a genomic region from Pseudocalidococcus azoricus BACA0444.
AGGACAAAATCGAAATTGCCTTTCAAACAGCCCTTGGCAAACCCGTCAAAGTTCGCTTAGAAATTGCCACCAGTTCACCGGAACTAGCTCAATCTAGTCCAGCCGTCCAGCCCCGGCCCACCCCACCTCCTCCCGACCCCATCCTTAATTCCCGTCAACCACCCGCCCCCCCGCCTGAAAACCCGCCCGCCCCAGAATTCCAACTTGCGCCCCCCGCCCCCCCCGATGCCCTCAGCCAGGCCACCCAAAGCTTTGCCAGATTTTTTGCCGGGGAAATTGTTTCGCCTGAACCCGGTAGCCCCCCCCTAGTCTTGGAGTCGGAGCCGCTCAGCCCAGATCGCCTCATGCCCGCGACTGATGAACCAGAACTCCCCCCAGAACTTGAGGAAGATTTACCCTTTTAAGCCACCCACTCCCGTGTTTTAACCCGAATATTGGCCCCGTAATTGTCCACAGGCCGCATCTCGTTCCAGGCCCCGCGAGCGGCGAATACTGGCAGCAAGACCGGCTTGATGGAGAATATTCAAAAAGGTTTGTAACTGGTGGGGGCTGGGGCGGCGATAACTGGCATCCTGAATCGGATTGTAGGGAATCAGATTAACGTGACTTTGAAACCCTTTGAGTAATTGGGCTAAGGCCAAGGCCTGGGCTGGAGAATCATTCACCCCCGCTAAGACCGTATATTCAAAACTCACCCGCCGGCCTGTTTTCTGGACATAATCCCGACAATCTTGGATGAGTTGATTTAGGGGGTAATGCTTGGCACTGGGAATGAGTTCTACGCGCAGAGCTTGATCCGGGGCATGGAGACTCACCGCTAAGGTCACTTGGAGAGTAAAGCTGGCTAGGCGTTTAATCTGGCCGGGAACCCCCACTGTAGAAATGGTGATATTGCGCTGTCCAATCCCCACATCTTGATTCAAGCACTGCACCGCCTCTAAGACCGCCTCTAAATTCAAAAGCGGCTCGCCCATCCCCATCAAAACCACATGACTGACCCGTTCCCCAAAGTCGGCCTGGACTGTTAACACCTGATCAACAATTTCATGGCGGGCTAAGTTGCGGCTAAATCCGCCTTTCCCGGTGGCACAAAAATCACAGGCCATGGGACAGCCGACTTGGGCAGAAACACAGACCGTTAATCGCTTGGCAGTCGGAATCCCCACCGTTTCAATCACCAGGCCATCCGCCAGTTTGAGGAGATATTTGACCGTACCATCGGGACTGGGATGCCGGGCCTGGATTTGGGAACGTCCCACTGCCACAGACTCCAAAGAATTCCGCCACTGCTGGGGAAAAACTGTTATCTCTGTGAGTGAATGAATTCCTTTTTGATACAGCCATTGATGGAGTTGTTGCCCCCGATAGGCCGGTTGGTGTTGGGATTCGGCCCAGGCCATGAGTTCAGGTTTAGACGCACCCAGAAGAGGGCCATCCGGGGATAAAACAGCAGCGTTCATGGCTCAGTTACAGCAAAAATCAGGAATAGAAGGGAAATCATTTATTATCTTAGCACTAGACAAAATTTCCCCAGGCCTGGATCATGTCCCAAACCAACAGAATAGTCCCAGGAATGGCCAGAGCAGCACAATTAAGCTCGGTCAAACCAGAGAACCTTAAGCACACTGCCACCAACCACAGTTACCAGGCCAACGATGAAGGCCCACAGACGGGCATCCAGGATTTTTTGTCGATCACGCAATTCAGAAACATCATCTCGGAGTTCATCCCGTAAGGCACCAACCTTATCATTGAGTGTTTTGATTTCTCCCTTAAGCTCAGTCTTAACCGCATCAACCTTGTCATTGAGTGCTTTGATTTCTCCCTTAAGCTCAGTTTTAACCGCATCAACCTTGTCATTGAGTGCCTTGACCTCGGCCCGCAGTTCATTAATCTCCCCTTTTACCTCGGCCCGTAATGTTTTGAATTGTTCATCGGTCTTGGCCTGATTAACCTTCATTTCTAAGGCAAGGGCCTGGATCGCATCCAAAATTTGCTTTGTTTCGCTGGCTGTTACGGCTTCAGACATGGTTATCTCCTTCAGTGCTCCATTTCCGCAGTTGTGGGTAAATTTTGAAACAGCCGCCCGTCCTCCATCTGAATTAACCGATCCGCCACGTCTAAAATTCGGTTGTCATGGGTCACGAGCAAAATGGTACACCCCTGTTCCTGGGCCAGTTTCCGCATAATTTCCACCACATCTCGCCCTGATTGCTTATCCAAGGCCGCGGTCGGTTCGTCGGCTAAGACAAGTTTTGGATGGCCCACTAAGGCCCTGGCAATGGCAACCCGTTGTTTTTGGCCGCCCGATAAGTGATGGGGTAAGTAATCCAGATGCTCCCCCAGGCCAACGGCAGTTAACATTTCTGTGACGCGTTTTTCAGCACTGGGGGCAGGAATATCCGGCTGTAAATCCATTGTCATCATCACATTTTGGCGGGCCGTCAGGGAGTGGAGTAAGTTGTTGGCCTGGAAGATATAACCCGTTTGGCGACGTATGGCTAGTTGTTGACTGGTGGTGGAATGACGCAGTTCTTGTCCCAAAACCCGTAAGCTTCCCTCTTGGGCCGACCGCAGCGCGCCAATTAATGTCAGGAGTGTAGTTTTGCCGGATCCCGATGGCCCAGTCATGATGACAATTTCCCCCGGATAGATCTGGGCCTCTAGCTGGAACAAAACCTGCTTACGGAGCCGACCGGTGCCAAAGTAATGATTTAAGCCTTGAATATCAATAACCGGTTCCATCGCCCCACATCCTTAAGCCTTAGAAAATATCAGCCGGATCCGCGGCCTGGACACGTCGCATGGCAATACCGCCTGATACAGTACACATCATGACTGTCAGGACAAAGACCATCAAGGCTCGCTCAACAGTCATCCCCACCGGGAGCGCAGTTGCCCGATAAATTAGGTTGTATAGCAAAAATGCCACCGCAAATCCTGGAATATAGCCCAATACGGATAGAATGAGCGACTCCTGCATCACCACTCCATAGAAATATAAATTCCGATAGCCCATGGCCTTGAGGGTGGCATATTCCGGTAAGTGATCCGAGACATCTGTGTAAAGCACCTGATAGACAATGACTGTGCCGACAATGAAGCCCATCAAAGCCCCCAGGGAAAAGATAAACCCAATGGAGGTGCTTTTCTCCCAGTAGGTCCGCTCAAAATCTACAAAGCCCTGATGGGTGAGCACAAGGACATCATTAGGTAACTCGGCCCGCATCTGAGCCACGAGCGCTTCAACATTAGTCCCTGGCTTGACCTTAATTAAGCCAACATCAATCAATCCCACAAGCCGGCGCGGAAATAAGCGTAAAAAATTCAGATCGCTGGTGAGTAGATTACCGTCAGCCCCAAAGTTCGCCCCCATGTGAAAGGCCGCATCTACTGTGATTTGTCGCCCGGAAACTTCAGTAATCACCCGCCCATTGTCCTGTAGCAGTTGATTAACTGGCCCAAATTGAGCGCGGGAGTCCACATCAAACAGGGCATGATCGGCAAGTTTAATTTTTTCCCGATTTTCCCGCACCCCCGGCAAAATAAAGGAGTCAGCGGTGGGATCAACCCCAATCACGAGGAGTTGACGCGTGGTTTTATCCACCGGATTGCGCCAGAGACCAAAGCCCAAATACAAGGGGGAAACAGACTCCACTCCGGCAAATCCCCCTGCTTGATAGAGCCGCCGCCGGGTAAAGGTTTTCATCGCAATCAGGGCTGTGGATTGGGGGCTAATCAGGACAATATCGGCGTTAATCCCATCGTGAAAGCGCACCGCAGCTTTGAACAGGGCATCCCGAAAGCCAAACTGCATCATCATCA
It encodes:
- the rlmN gene encoding 23S rRNA (adenine(2503)-C(2))-methyltransferase RlmN, with amino-acid sequence MNAAVLSPDGPLLGASKPELMAWAESQHQPAYRGQQLHQWLYQKGIHSLTEITVFPQQWRNSLESVAVGRSQIQARHPSPDGTVKYLLKLADGLVIETVGIPTAKRLTVCVSAQVGCPMACDFCATGKGGFSRNLARHEIVDQVLTVQADFGERVSHVVLMGMGEPLLNLEAVLEAVQCLNQDVGIGQRNITISTVGVPGQIKRLASFTLQVTLAVSLHAPDQALRVELIPSAKHYPLNQLIQDCRDYVQKTGRRVSFEYTVLAGVNDSPAQALALAQLLKGFQSHVNLIPYNPIQDASYRRPSPHQLQTFLNILHQAGLAASIRRSRGLERDAACGQLRGQYSG
- a CDS encoding DevA family ABC transporter ATP-binding protein; its protein translation is MEPVIDIQGLNHYFGTGRLRKQVLFQLEAQIYPGEIVIMTGPSGSGKTTLLTLIGALRSAQEGSLRVLGQELRHSTTSQQLAIRRQTGYIFQANNLLHSLTARQNVMMTMDLQPDIPAPSAEKRVTEMLTAVGLGEHLDYLPHHLSGGQKQRVAIARALVGHPKLVLADEPTAALDKQSGRDVVEIMRKLAQEQGCTILLVTHDNRILDVADRLIQMEDGRLFQNLPTTAEMEH
- the devC gene encoding ABC transporter permease DevC produces the protein MILAIPLAWLQLQRERIRLLVAVAGIAFAVVLMMMQFGFRDALFKAAVRFHDGINADIVLISPQSTALIAMKTFTRRRLYQAGGFAGVESVSPLYLGFGLWRNPVDKTTRQLLVIGVDPTADSFILPGVRENREKIKLADHALFDVDSRAQFGPVNQLLQDNGRVITEVSGRQITVDAAFHMGANFGADGNLLTSDLNFLRLFPRRLVGLIDVGLIKVKPGTNVEALVAQMRAELPNDVLVLTHQGFVDFERTYWEKSTSIGFIFSLGALMGFIVGTVIVYQVLYTDVSDHLPEYATLKAMGYRNLYFYGVVMQESLILSVLGYIPGFAVAFLLYNLIYRATALPVGMTVERALMVFVLTVMMCTVSGGIAMRRVQAADPADIF